Proteins encoded by one window of Channa argus isolate prfri chromosome 13, Channa argus male v1.0, whole genome shotgun sequence:
- the LOC137139631 gene encoding dedicator of cytokinesis protein 3-like isoform X5 has protein sequence MWIPTEEEKIGVVICNFRSSICQALVLEIGETVQILEKSEGWYRGFSTKKPSIKGIFPVSYVHLKKSTVTNRGLCETVVPLEDPIITETTSTLQEWGVLWKQLYVKHKVDLFHKLRHVMNELFDLRRQLIQGHLAQDQTREIKRHITVRLDWGNEHLGLDLVPRKEFEMVDPDQISVSELYKLHVSSRHCGQQSTNQGDNIRQRHGDSCRVPVSHHLFINLKSFTYNSISEDADVFFSLYDTREAKQISEKFMVKLNKNGGPKNPEKVDRLCALFTDLSSKDLKRDLYIVAHVIRTGRMLLNDSKKGPPHVQYRRPYGCAVLAMSDVFHTITDLKEEKDFVLKVYTCNNENEWYQIHENIIRKSNTKYSAPSTNYGLIISLQLLRGDLEQIRRENQPVFNRALALTRKLGFPDVILPGDIRNDLYLILERGEFERGGKSVQKNIEVTLYVLYADGDTLKDCISLGSGESNTSEYRSFVLYHNNSPRWSEMVKLPIPIDRFRGSHLRFEFRHCSTKDKGEKKLFGFAFTPLMREDGTTLSDESHELYVYKCDENATFSNQGLYLSLPCCKEDFNSCPNMPANLPFQRSPKETFWVSTILCSTKFTQNVDLLALLNWKAHPDRVLDILGRLRQISGEEIVKFLRDVLDTLFCLLDDNTDKYGPLVFQSLVFIINLLRDSRFYHFRPVMDSYIQNHFAGALAYKELIRCLKWYMDRSAEVVRQDHIQEAMRALEYLFKFIVQSRILYSRATCGMEEEQFRASIQELFQSIRFVLSLDSRSSENLVFTQAALLNSFPDIFDELLQMFTVQEVAEYVRGTLGSMPSTVDIGQSMDVVKLQSIARTVESRLFFFPESRSILLPVVLHHIHLHLRQQRELLICSGILGSIFSIIKTSSMESSVQEEVEMMVESLLDVLLQTLLSIMSKSHSVETSRGQRCPQCTAEITGEYVSCLLSLLQQMTEIHFHHLLNNFHSKEELKEFLLKIFCVFRNLMKLTIFPRDWSVMRLLTSHIIVVTTQFLSPALHKNFSEADFDFKVWNSFFSLTVLYINQPSLQLEALGPAKRKKVLDKHGDMRVMMAYELFSMWQKLGDNKPHFIPGMMGPFLGVTLVPQTEVRNIMIPIFHDMMDWEQRKNGNFKQVEAELMDKLDSMVSDGKGDDNHRELFSLLTQLFGPYPSLLEKIEQETWRETGISFVTSVTRLVERILDYRDCMKGDEMENKKIGGSVNLMNFYKSEINKEDMYIRYIHKLCDLHLQAEDFTEAAFTLLLYWELLQWEDRPLRDFLHYPCQSEWQRKENLSRKILHYFNKGKCWEYGISLCRELAFQYETLYDYQSLSWIRKMEAAYYDNIIEQQRIEPEFFRMGFYGRKFPFFLRNKEFVCRGYDYERLEDFQQRMLGEFPQAIAMQHPNQPDDTILQSDAQYLQIYAVTPVSDISDVPQLERVPERIKSFYRINNVSRFHYDRPFHKGPKDRENEFRSLWIERTTLILSRPLPGISRWAEVERREVVEVSPLENAIYVVENKTQELRTLISQYQHRQHHGNINPLSMCLNGVIDAAVNGGIARYQEAFFDKEYISSHPEDTERITHLKDMMQEQVHILGVGLAVHEKLVHPEMRPLHKKLVDQFHMMRTGLHHCNYSEQYIVGSQELVPSVARFGPAGCTGVNSTRGILSSHSHMSPESVRLLHRHSPLNLQGSIRHSSSSLSSHTSSEAGNLVIMTDGLIGEHPEEALHMQPSPSSSSLSSIRSNSSQIINSAPSSARGSPSLPDKAKHNREVMILLPSHRERANNSMYYNMAENGQNNHMQRALLQQVSPCKPCADPHMNLPEKVFSNAPSSWSLDGENREQMSYMPTSTGGVIMPPVPPRSFPPVSSPPNPWLSHKSSVGFGGQ, from the exons GGTATTTTCCCAGTCAGCTATGTCCACTTGAAGAAATCCACAGTGACCAACAGAGG gCTGTGTGAGACTGTGGTGCCCCTCGAGGACCCTATTATCACAGAGACCACCTCCACACTGCAGGAATGGGGAGTCTTGTGGAAGCAACTTTATGTG aaacacaaggtGGATCTGTTCCATAAGCTCCGTCATGTTATGAATGAACTCTTTGACCTGCGTCGGCAGCTGATCCAGGGTCACCTCGCCCAGGATCAGACTCGCGAGATCAAGCGTCACATCACCGTGCGGCTTGACTGGGGAAACGA GCACCTTGGGTTAGACCTTGTTCCCAGAAAAGAGTTTGAGATGGTGGATCCAGATCAAATCAGCGTATCAGAACTATACAAACTG CATGTATCCAGCAGACACTGTGGTCAACAAAGCACAAACCAG GGTGACAACATTAGACAGCGCCATGGTGACAGTTGCCGTGTCCCAGTGTCCCACCACCTTTTCATTAATCTAAAGAGCTTTACCTACAACAGCATCAGCGAGGATGCAGACgtcttcttctctctgtatGATACCCGCGAGGCCAAACAGATCAG TGAAAAGTTTATGgtcaaactgaacaaaaatggAGGACCAAAGAACCCAGAGAAGGTTGATCGTCTGTGTGCTCTCTTCACG GACCTGAGCAGTAAAGACTTGAAGAGAGACCTTTACATTGTTGCACATGTCATAAGAACTG GTCGTATGCTGCTAAATGACTCAAAGAAAGGTCCCCCTCATGTGCAGTACAGACGACCTTATGGCTGCGCTGTTCTTGCCATGAGTGATGTTTTTCACACCATCACAGACCTTAAAGAGGAGAAGGACTTTGTGCTTAAAGTTTATAC ATGTAACAATGAGAATGAGTGGTACCAGATACACGAGAACATCATCCGCAAGTCCAACACCAAGTACTCAGCTCCCAGCACCAACTATG GCCTCATAATTTCACTCCAGCTGTTGCGGGGTGACCTGGAGCAGATCAGACGAGAGAACCAGCCTGTGTTCAACAGGGCACTGGCACTGACACGCAAATTGGGTTTCCCAGATGTCATCCTGCCAg GTGACATACGCAATGATCTGTACCTGATCCTGGAGCGGGGGGAGTTTGAGAGGGGTGGCAAGAGCGTCCAGAAGAACATTGAAGTCACGCTCTACGTACTCTATGCCGATGGGGACACACTCAAA GACTGCATCAGTTTGGGCAGTGGGGAGTCAAACACAAGTGAATATCGCTCTTTCGTCTTGTACCACAACAACAGCCCTCGCTGGAGTGAGATGGTCAAGCTGCCCATCCCCATAGATCGCTTCAGAGGATCCCACCTACGCTTCGAGTTCAGACATTGCTCCA CTAAGGACAAAGGGGAGAAAAAACTGTTTGGATTTGCCTTCACCCCTCTGATGAGAGAAGATGGGACCACACTGTCAGATGAGAGTCATGAGCTGTATGTGTACAAG TGTGACGAGAATGCCACCTTCAGTAACCAGGGACTCTACCTGAGCCTACCCTGCTGTAAAGAAGACTTCAACAGCTGCCCCAACATGCCAGCCAACCTGCCTTTCCAGAGAAGCCCCAAAGAGACTTTCTGGGTCTCCACGATACTCTGCTCCACCAAATTCACACAAAATG TGGATCTTCTGGCTCTGCTGAATTGGAAGGCCCATCCAGACAGAGTGTTGGACATCCTTGGTCGCCTGCGTCAGAtcagtggagaggagattgTCAAG TTCTTGCGAGATGTCCTGGATACGCTCTTCTGTCTTTTAGATGACAACACTGATAAATATGGGCCGCTGGTTTTCCAGTCGCTG GTGTTCATCATTAACCTGCTCAGGGACAGCCGTTTCTACCACTTCAGACCAGTCATGGACTCCTATATCCAAAACCACTTTGCTGGAGCTTTGGCatacaa GGAGCTGATTCGATGTTTGAAGTGGTACATGGACCGCTCAGCTGAGGTTGTTCGACAAGACCACATCCAGGAGGCCATGAGG GCTCTGGAGTACCTGTTCAAGTTCATTGTCCAGTCTCGTATCCTGTACTCGAGAGCCACCTGCGGGATGGAGGAGGAGCAGTTCAGAGCGAGCATCCAAGAGCTCTTCCAGTCGATTCGCTTCGTCCTGAGCCTGGACAGCCGCAGCTCAGAGAACTTGGTGTTCACGCAG GCAGCACTCTTGAACAGTTTCCCAGATATCTTTGATGAGCTGCTGCAGATGTTCACTGTTCAGGAGGTAGCTGAATATGTTAGGGGCACCCTGGGGAGTATGCCCAGCACAGTGGACATTGGCCAATCTATGGATGTAGTCAAACTTCAGTCCATTGCTCGAACCGTTGAGAGCCGGCTCTTCTTCTTCCCTG AGTCTcgaagtattttgctgccagtgGTTCTGCATCATATCCACTTGCATCTGCGCCAGCAGAGGGAGCTGCTAATCTGCTCTGGAATCCTTGGCAGTATATTTTCCATCATTAAGACTAGCTCCATG GAGTCTTCTGTTCAGGAGGAGGTTGAGATGATGGTGGAAAGCCTTTtggatgtgctgctgcagaCTCTGCTGTCCATCATGAGCAAGTCTCACTCTGTGGAGACATCCAGAGGACAACGCTGTCCCCAGTGCACTGCTGAGATAACG GGGGAGTATGTTTCCTGCCTACTCTCTCTGCTCCAACAGATGACTGAAATCCACTTTCATCATCTTCTAAACAATTTTCATAGCAAGGAGGAGCTGAAG GAGTTCCTGTTAAAGATCTTCTGCGTGTTTCGCAATCTGATGAAATTGACTATCTTCCCCCGAGACTGGAGTGTCATGAGGCTTCTAACTAGTCA TATCATTGTAGTGACAACACAGTTTCTATCTCCGGCTCTGCACAAGAACTTCTCAGAGGCGGATTTTGATTTCAAG GTGTGGAACTCCTTTTTTAGTCTCACTGTGCTTTACATCAACCAGCCTAGTCTGCAGTTAGAGGCACTTGGTCCTGCTAAGAGAAAGAAAGTCCTTGACAA GCATGGAGATATGAGAGTGATGATGGCATATGAGCTCTTCAGCATGTGGCAAAAATTAG GTGACAACAAGCCCCACTTCATTCCGGGAATGATGGGACCCTTCCTGGGTGTCACCTTGGTCCCTCAGACAGAGGTTCGGAATATTATGATCCCAATTTTCCATGACATGATGGATTGGGAGCAGAGGAAAAATGGCAACTTCAAACAG gtggaaGCAGAGCTGATGGACAAGCTGGACAGCATGGTGTCAGATGGCAAAGGCGATGATAATCACAGAGAGCTCTTCAGCCTTTT GACCCAGCTGTTTGGTCCATATCCAAG TCTGCTGGAGAAGATTGAGCAGGAGACGTGGAGAGAGACGGGAATTTCATTTGTCACATCAGTCACAAGACTTGTTGAGCGAATATTAGACTATAG ggACTGCATGAAAGGAGATGAGATGGAGAACAAGAAGATTGGTGGTTCCGTCAACCTTATG AACTTCTATAAATCAGAGATCAACAAGGAAGACATGTACATCCGATACATCCACAAACTGTGTGACCTCCATCTCCAAGCAGAGGACTTTACAG AGGCAGCGTTTACCCTGCTGCTGTACTGGGAGCTGCTGCAGTGGGAGGACCGGCCCCTGAGAGATTTCCTCCACTACCCCTGTCAGAGTGAGTGGCAACGCAAAGAGAACCTTAGTCGTAAAATCCTCCACTACTTCAACAAGGGCAAG TGCTGGGAATATGGAATCTCTCTCTGCCGGGAGCTGGCTTTCCAATATGAAACTTTATATGATTATCAGAGCCTCAGCTGGATACGG AAAATGGAAGCAGCATATTATGACAACATCATTGAGCAGCAGAGAATTGAACCTGAGTTCTTTCGAATGGGCTTCTACGGCAGGAAGTTTCCTTTCTTCCTCAGG AACAAGGAGTTTGTCTGTCGTGGTTATGACTATGAACGGCTCGAGGACTTCCAGCAAAGGATGTTGGGGGAATTTCCACAAGCCATCGCAATGCAGCATCCTAACCAACCTGACGACACCATTCTGCAGAGTGATGCTCAGT ATTTGCAGATCTATGCAGTGACTCCGGTGTCAGACATCTCTGATGTGCCTCAGCTGGAGCGCGTGCCTGAGAGGATCAAGAGCTTCTACCGCATAAACAATGTCAGCCGTTTCCACTATGACAGGCCTTTTCACAAGGGGCCCAAGGACCGCGAGAATGAGTTCAGG AGTCTGTGGATTGAGAGAACAACCCTGATACTTTCCCGTCCTCTGCCTGGGATCTCCCGTTGGGCTGAGGTGGAAAGGAGAGAAGTG GTGGAGGTGAGCCCTCTGGAGAATGCCATTTATGTGGTGGAGAACAAGACCCAGGAGCTGCGAACTCTGATCAGCCAGTACCAACACAGGCAGCATCATGGCAACATTAACCCACTCAGCATGTGCCTCAATGGGGTCATAGATGCTGCTGTTAATGGAGGcatagccagatatcaagag GCCTTTTTCGATAAGGAGTACATCAGCAGTCACCCAGAAGATACAGAGCGGATCACACATCTAAAGGATATGATGCAGGAGCAG GTACACATTCTTGGAGTGGGGCTGGCTGTTCACGAGAAGCTGGTTCATCCAGAAATGCGCCCCCTTCACAAAAAGCTTGTAGATCAGTTTCACATGATGAGGACCGGTTTACACCAT TGTAATTATTCAGAGCAGTATATTGTTGGGTCCCAGGAGCTTGTTCCTAGTGTGGCTCGATTCGGTCCAGCAGGATGCACAGGAGTCAATTCTACCAGAGGCATCCTCTCCTCCCATAGTCACATGAGTCCTGAGAGTGTGCGCCTCCTACACAGACACAG CCCTCTCAACCTGCAGGGTTCGATCCGCCACTcgtcctcctctctgtcttctcaCACCTCCAGTGAAGCAGGAAACCTTGTCATAATGACTGATGGCCTGATTGGGGAGCACCCTGAGGAGGCACTACACATGCAG CCGagcccctcctcctccagcctGAGTTCAATCCGCTCCAACTCTTCCCAGATTATCAACTCTGCTCCCTCGAGTGCCAGAG GCTCTCCATCCTTGCCTGATAAGGCCAAACACAACCGGGAAGTGATGATACTGTTGCCATCTCATCGTGAGAGAGCTAACAACTCCATGTACTACAACATGGCAGAGAATGGACAG AATAACCACATGCAGCGTGCCTTACTTCAGCAAGTCAGCCCTTGTAAGCCATGTGCTGATCCTCACATGAACCTACCAGAGAAAG TCTTTTCCAATGCTCCCAGCAGCTGGAGTCTGGATGGAGAGAACAGGGAGCAGATGTCCTACATGCCCACCTCCACTGGAGGGGTTATCATGCCCCCTGTCCCACCCAGGTCCTTCCCACCAG TCTCCTCTCCACCCAATCCCTGGCTCTCCCACAAGTCCTCAGTCGGCTTTGGGGGGCAGTAA